A single Ciona intestinalis chromosome 12, KH, whole genome shotgun sequence DNA region contains:
- the LOC100182705 gene encoding cubilin-like isoform X2, with protein MNIFCFVLIWGGINCSAFGIENNSTSTNFGIPAERSQEIEEISHLPEDTTFLTTTLPIQTSKTLEKTDDENFKSNCGTQIFKGKKSGYITSPGFPGHYDNNVTCLWSIVAPAGFYVKLTFDNFGLEQGIEDDLNEKISCEYDYVYVFEEFWVEQSFRTFRSSRSRMRRDWGTYCGSKVPPVITSLSPGSTLFLYFHSDESETRKGFFATFQILQTRGRSAVIPWENTRHSREREIMKVLSMIVLTVVLGTVFSGLVYKCLRSTVDLGNQCCGIEDNVSPEDPCPPQRLPTPPPAYGEVVKTEEDWNRVIAQLGESSAIALRQRLDTEQLQITYDLSPNDVMDTSPPGYSSASSSLTTDSNVDLTLTPNSSTTVQNREEMLENEVVHFEYEDETAQRQMQSNSFSSRPAICSPRNSVPP; from the exons atgaacatTTTCTGCTTTGTTTTGATATGGGGCGGCATTAACTGTTCGGCGTTTGGTATCGAAAACAATTCTACGAGTACTAACTTCGGAATACCTGCTGAGCGGTCGCAAGAAATAGAAGAGATATCACATTTACCAGAAGATACAACGTTTTTAACTACCACACTACCTATTCAAACTA GTAAAACACTTGAAAAAACGGATGATGAAAATTTCAAATCGAACTGTGGTACACAAATTTTCAAAGGAAAGAAGTCTGGTTACATTACAAGTCCAGGCTTTCCTGGTCACTATGACAACAACGTCACGTGCTTGTGGTCAATCGTTGCCCCTGCTGGCTTCTATGTCAAATTAACTTTCGATAATTTTGGACTTGAACAGGGAATTGAAGACGATTTA AATGAGAAAATCAGCTGCGAATACGACTACGTTTATGTGTTTGAAGAATTCTGGGTCGAACAAAGCTTTCGCACATTTCGGTCATCCAGATCGCGCATGCGCCGAGACTGGGGCACATACTGTGGCAGCAAAGTGCCCCCTGTAATCACAAGTTTAAGTCCTGGCTCGACATTGTTCTTGTATTTCCACAGCGACGAATCAGAGACTCGAAAGGGATTTTTTGCAACTTTTCAAATACTG CAAACGCGCGGAAGAAGTGCTGTAATACCATGGGAAAACACCAGGCATTCCCGTGAAAGGGAAATCATGAAAGTTCTTTCCATGATCGTACTGACAGTGGTGCTCGGTACAGTGTTTAGTGGACTCGTTTACAAGTGCTTACgaag CACAGTGGATCTGGGTAACCAATGTTGCGGCATAGAAGACAATGTTTCGCCTGAAG ACCCATGTCCACCCCAGCGACTACCCACACCGCCCCCAGCGTACGGTGAAGTGGTGAAGACTGAAGAAGACTGGAATCGTGTGATCGCCCAGTTAG GTGAATCCTCAGCTATTGCGTTACGTCAGCGACTTGACACGGAACAGCTACAGATCACCTATGACCTTTCACCCAATGACGTCATGGATACATCTCCGCCAGGATATTCATCCGCGTCATCATCTTTGACCACCGACTCCAACGTTGACCTTACTTTGACCCCTAATAGTTCAACCACGGTCCAAAATCGAGAAGAAATGCTCGAA AATGAAGTTGTACATTTTGAGTACGAAGATGAGACAGCACAAAGACAAATGCAATCTAATAGTTTCAGCAGCAGACCTGCTATTTGTAGCCCAAGAAATTCGGTGCCACCCTAA
- the LOC100180361 gene encoding cytochrome P450 2J2 isoform X1: protein MLDYLTFTNLALFAIALLLFYIWLTPKYKNLPPGPMGVPFLGCLPFMETLAERTFTKWSKKYGPIITVQLGDHRTVILNSYEAIEEAFTKKGEKFNGRFKTYFTEFASEGLGIFFIDGEKWKEHRKFGTRALAGAGMYGKTIEQRVLEEAENICHVIRSKNEEPFILEDYLILSVANVINGITIKERCDEEGNENLLKYVASVVEGFRKDGLIYSLLSVIPWCRFFPQTQKHMKSMKDGLRMGNALFDNLIEQHQQQHDRLHPRDLIDLYLNEMKDFSKPQLRYFLKDLFAAGTETSSSTIRWALFYLIVNPDIQDKVHKEIDDVIGHNGVVRYDTKLPYTKAVLQETYRIRTATPLGVPRRNTEDVTLMGYFIPKNTQIIPNLWWVHNDPEYWNEPDVFKPERHLDEEGNLIMSNRVIPFSIGARHCLGENLARTEIFLFLVSILQKFTVLPNPEDPNPPLECSPGIVNSPHKYPLIMKER, encoded by the exons ATGTTAGATTATCTCACATTTACCAATCTAGCTTTATTCGCTATTGCATTGCtgctattttatatatggctaaCACCAAAGTACAAAAATCTGCCGCCTGGACCAATGGGTGTACCTTTTCTTGGTTGTCTACCGTTTATGGAAACTTTAGCGGAAAGAACGTTCACAAAGTGGTCAAAAAAGTACGGACCTATCATTACTGTACAACTCGGTGATCATCGAACAGTGATTCTCAACAGTTATGAAGCCATAGAAGAG GCATTTACCAAGAAAGGCGAGAAATTCAACGGACGTTTCAAAACCTACTTCACTGAATTCGCGAGCGAAGGTTTAGGAATCTTCTTTATTGATGGCGAAAAATGGAAAGAACATCGAAAATTTGGCACAAGAGCTCTGGCTGG AGCGGGTATGTATGGGAAAACAATCGAGCAGCGTGTTTTAGAGGAAGCTGAAAACATTTGCCACGTTATTCGTTCAAAAAATGAAGAACCATTTATACTTGAG GACTACTTGATATTGTCTGTAGCGAATGTGATCAATGGAATCACCATAAAGGAAAGATGCGATGAAGAAGGAAATGAAAACTTGCTTAAATATGTGGCAAGTGTGGTTGAAGG GTTCCGGAAAGATGGTTTGATTTATTCGTTGCTGTCAGTTATTCCGTGGTGTCGATTCTTTCCGCAGACTCAAAAACACATGAAAAGCATGAAAGACGGACTCAGAATGGGAAACG CTTTGTTCGATAACTTGATAGAACAACACCAGCAACAACATGACCGTCTCCACCCAAGAGATCTGATTGATTTGTATTTGAATGAAATGAAAGACTTTTCT AAACCACAACTacgttattttttaaaagatctTTTCGCTGCTGGAACCGAAACGAGTAGTAGCACCATACGTTGGGCGTTATTTTACCTCATTGTTAACCCTGATATTCAGGATAAAGTGCACAAGGAAATAGACGATGTTATAG GGCATAACGGAGTTGTTCGTTACGACACCAAACTACCATACACTAAAGCGGTCCTTCAAGAGACTTATAGAATACGAACAGCGACGCCTCTTGGCGTGCCAAGACGAAATACTGAGGATGTTACATTGATGGGATACTTTATACCAAAGAACACCCAG ATTATTCCTAACCTTTGGTGGGTACACAACGACCCAGAGTATTGGAACGAACCCGACGTTTTCAAACCTGAAAGACACCTGGACGAAGAAGGAAACTTGATTATGTCTAACAGAGTCATTCCGTTTTCGATCGGTGCCAGACATTGTTTGGGTGAAAATTTGGCACGAACGGAAATATTTCTCTTTCTGGTTTCTATTCTACAAAAGTTTACGGTTCTTCCGAATCCTGAAGACCCAAACCCGCCTCTAGAATGCTCTCCTGGTATCGTTAATTCGCCACATAAGTACCCGCTTATAATGAAAGAAAGATAA
- the LOC100182705 gene encoding cubilin-like isoform X1 → MNIFCFVLIWGGINCSAFGIENNSTSTNFGIPAERSQEIEEISHLPEDTTFLTTTLPIQTSKTLEKTDDENFKSNCGTQIFKGKKSGYITSPGFPGHYDNNVTCLWSIVAPAGFYVKLTFDNFGLEQGIEDDLNEKISCEYDYVYVFEEFWVEQSFRTFRSSRSRMRRDWGTYCGSKVPPVITSLSPGSTLFLYFHSDESETRKGFFATFQILQTRGRSAVIPWENTRHSREREIMKVLSMIVLTVVLGTVFSGLVYKCLRSTVDLGNQCCGIEDNVSPEVPDPCPPQRLPTPPPAYGEVVKTEEDWNRVIAQLGESSAIALRQRLDTEQLQITYDLSPNDVMDTSPPGYSSASSSLTTDSNVDLTLTPNSSTTVQNREEMLENEVVHFEYEDETAQRQMQSNSFSSRPAICSPRNSVPP, encoded by the exons atgaacatTTTCTGCTTTGTTTTGATATGGGGCGGCATTAACTGTTCGGCGTTTGGTATCGAAAACAATTCTACGAGTACTAACTTCGGAATACCTGCTGAGCGGTCGCAAGAAATAGAAGAGATATCACATTTACCAGAAGATACAACGTTTTTAACTACCACACTACCTATTCAAACTA GTAAAACACTTGAAAAAACGGATGATGAAAATTTCAAATCGAACTGTGGTACACAAATTTTCAAAGGAAAGAAGTCTGGTTACATTACAAGTCCAGGCTTTCCTGGTCACTATGACAACAACGTCACGTGCTTGTGGTCAATCGTTGCCCCTGCTGGCTTCTATGTCAAATTAACTTTCGATAATTTTGGACTTGAACAGGGAATTGAAGACGATTTA AATGAGAAAATCAGCTGCGAATACGACTACGTTTATGTGTTTGAAGAATTCTGGGTCGAACAAAGCTTTCGCACATTTCGGTCATCCAGATCGCGCATGCGCCGAGACTGGGGCACATACTGTGGCAGCAAAGTGCCCCCTGTAATCACAAGTTTAAGTCCTGGCTCGACATTGTTCTTGTATTTCCACAGCGACGAATCAGAGACTCGAAAGGGATTTTTTGCAACTTTTCAAATACTG CAAACGCGCGGAAGAAGTGCTGTAATACCATGGGAAAACACCAGGCATTCCCGTGAAAGGGAAATCATGAAAGTTCTTTCCATGATCGTACTGACAGTGGTGCTCGGTACAGTGTTTAGTGGACTCGTTTACAAGTGCTTACgaag CACAGTGGATCTGGGTAACCAATGTTGCGGCATAGAAGACAATGTTTCGCCTGAAG TTCCAGACCCATGTCCACCCCAGCGACTACCCACACCGCCCCCAGCGTACGGTGAAGTGGTGAAGACTGAAGAAGACTGGAATCGTGTGATCGCCCAGTTAG GTGAATCCTCAGCTATTGCGTTACGTCAGCGACTTGACACGGAACAGCTACAGATCACCTATGACCTTTCACCCAATGACGTCATGGATACATCTCCGCCAGGATATTCATCCGCGTCATCATCTTTGACCACCGACTCCAACGTTGACCTTACTTTGACCCCTAATAGTTCAACCACGGTCCAAAATCGAGAAGAAATGCTCGAA AATGAAGTTGTACATTTTGAGTACGAAGATGAGACAGCACAAAGACAAATGCAATCTAATAGTTTCAGCAGCAGACCTGCTATTTGTAGCCCAAGAAATTCGGTGCCACCCTAA
- the LOC100176423 gene encoding uncharacterized protein LOC100176423, with protein sequence MALWWPCRSAVFQVFALLWLCSVQQALGDVCEPSNGTLLFDRYTSKLIPPERRFMLFASDTLGVNSKSVETLDFDHAKCIEAGNETVVIRPCNSSIVSQKWYQLHNQLVSIPIGKCIASEPNNFDTDLQLKNCRTGQPSQEWSCLHHNSTEVLLSSAGRFLAVSSGTVHTVDTKPANWRWKIADNSGKVLEKNPAAKRLCLTAASACPFPKQGVRSYFVTSDTALAKVMHPPKELVLKHLGDTIRMCYAVGNNILAVCPLGFVALGSQTKQHQEKTCLAGGVWSEQQPLHCVRRSCGRPDEGHHSTFIAERGYLYGDVVHYTCDAEYIPDRSSRICGPDGRWSGFALYCKHSCQFYLTGNSGTVTSPNYPQPYPASKNCEWKIEVEQGLRVVIWFRDFFIEPGSPFTGDCRHDVFYINDTIGNKIKQFCGSLYPESWIAASNKVKLVFCSDVSGNSKGFKIDYTSWNSSMSANPVAPVRNGTFPDEEDNSHVYIGTEYANYFIEIVYGVLVISAIFLIAMLIVSHFFNDIRTRIHPVSPTSSEEDFYDETERHRRLAQRRMTTMFDPVTIAPKITSDGVFVTQQWMADIDSMSSHSQGSVILSEPCLDRQHLPNVVPETQSNPLPVKIQISDADNKDLSEIKENRQVSKPPEKGKKTAGAGGVRFSINGN encoded by the exons ATGGCGTTGTGGTGGCCATGTCGTTCAGctgtttttcaagtttttgcCCTGCTGTGGTTGTGTAGCGTACAGCAAGCGCTAGGCGACGTGTGCGAGCCAAGTAACGGAACCCTTCTCTTCGACCGGTATACGAGTAAACTCATTCCGCCCGAAAGAAGGTTTATGCTTTTTGCGTCCGACACCTTAGGAGTAAATTCCAAATCTGTCGAGACTTTAGATTTTGACCATGCTAAGTGTATTGAAGCAGGAAATGAAACAGTAGTAATACGTCCTTGCAACAGCAGCATCGTATCGCAAAAGTGGTACCAGCTTCATAACCAACTTGTCAGTATACCTATCGGCAAATGTATTGCAAGCGAACCGAACAATTTCG ATACCGATCTTCAGTTGAAGAATTGTAGAACGGGCCAACCAAGTCAAGAATGGTCGTGTTTGCATCATAACAGCACAGAAGTATTGTTGTCAAGCGCTGGACGTTTCCTGGCTGTCAGCTCTGGTACTGTACATACTGTGGACACGAAACCAGCAAACTGGCGATGGAAAATTGCGGACAATTCTGGAAAAGTACTTGAGAAAAATCCGGCCGCTAAAAGGTTATGTCTTACTGCAGCATCGGCATGTCCTTTTCCAAAGCAAGGTGTTCGATCTTATTTCGTAACATCTGATACTGCACTAGCAAAGGTCATGCACCCGCCAAAGGAATTGGTTCTAAAA CACTTGGGCGACACCATCAGGATGTGTTATGCTGTTGGAAACAACATTCTTGCTGTATGCCCATTGGGTTTCGTTGCTCTTGGTTCCCAAACCAAACAACACCAAGAGAAAACTTGCTTGGCTGGGGGTGTATGGTCAGAACAACAACCTTTACATTGTGTTAGGCGGAGCTGTGGGCGACCAGATGAAGGCCATCATTCAACGTTTATCGCAG AAAGGGGCTATCTTTATGGCGACGTTGTTCACTACACATGTGATGCGGAATACATCCCAGACCGATCATCACGAATATGCGGACCGGACGGAAGATGGTCAGGTTTTGCTCTTTACTGCAAAC ATTCTTGTCAGTTTTATTTGACTGGTAACTCTGGAACCGTGACGTCACCAAATTACCCTCAACCGTATCCGGCTTCAAAGAACTGCGAGTGGAAAATAGAAGTAGAACAAGGTCTTCGAGTCGTCATCTGGTTTCGAGACTTCTTCATTGAACCTGGATCTCCCTTTACTGGAGATTGTCGGCAcgatgtgttttatataaat GACACCATAGGtaacaaaatcaaacaattttGTGGTTCTTTGTATCCCGAATCATGGATTGCTGCGAGTAATAAAGTGAAGTTGGTATTCTGTTCAGATGTTTCGGGCAATAGTAAAGGTTTCAAGATCGACTACACTTCTTGGAATAGTA GCATGTCCGCCAATCCGGTTGCACCAGTTCGAAACGGGACTTTCCCAGACGAAGAGGACAACTCGCATGTCTACATAGGCACTGAATACGCAAACTACTTTATTGAG ATTGTTTATGGGGTACTCGTGATATCAGCCATCTTCCTTATCGCGATGCTCATTGTGTCGCATTTCTTTAACGACATCCGGACACGAATACATCCGGTATCCCCCACTTCCTCAGAAGAGGACTTTTACGATGAAACGGAACGTCATCGCCGTCTCGCTCAGCGGAGGATGACAACTATGTTTG ATCCCGTCACAATTGCTCCGAAAATTACGTCGGACGGTGTCTTCGTTACACAGCAATGGATGGCAGATATTGATTCTATGAGCTCACACTCGCAGGGTTCTGTTATACTCAGTGAACCA tgTCTGGATAGACAACATTTACCCAACGTTGTGCCTGAAACCCAATCTAATCCTCTTCCTGTCAAGATTCAAATAAGCGACGCCGATAACAAAGATTTATcagaaattaaagaaaatcGCCAAGTATCCAAGCCACCTGAAAAGGGAAAAAAGACCGCCGGTGCTGGGGGTGTACGCTTTAGCATCAACGGGAATTAA